A genomic region of Colletotrichum destructivum chromosome 1, complete sequence contains the following coding sequences:
- a CDS encoding Putative transcription factor Nrm1/Whi5: MDPSSPAKRRALAPLDANVNAMSPTKLHKHSRVPGSPLKSPVKTPLGLKRPLAAVVFDENTVAKKKQCQEPAITVAAPASVSAIPPTTTKPVPAVASKGAIASASTSTSAPSPAASAQTEIDTEPDAQEGQSEQRQQQGEEQKLDGEQQEQRQPEKIQVTGEQHQQQQTLRNRSASPDTSSSVFDHSAMDTSQENTTMLTEPDAEQTVRALPPPTSRRLLTREEARQKARILKLKLGLANYKLRTGQENVPLDRLEVKPRPGQQQEMTRDRALPRVMVQPPSSRDGPPGKDTDETRNTEHRERGPEPLTGADKTAEQTESGGAVLPRLMTTGTRAAEQGEGEPTSAVSGGIATSLLSLARGSSSSSS; this comes from the exons ATGGACccttcatcgccggccaAAAGACGCGCCCTCGCGCCCCTGGACGCGAACGTGAACGCGATGTCGCCCACCAAATTGCACAAGCACAGCAGGGTCCCCGGGTCGCCTCTCAAGAGTCCCGTCAAGACGCCATTGGGTCTCAAGAGGccccttgctgccgtcgtgtTTGACGAGAACACTgtcgccaagaagaagcagtgCCAGGAGCCTGCCATCACCGTCGCTGCACCCGCTTCGGTGTCTGCTATACCTCCTACGACTACGAAACCTGTTCCTGCAGTGGCGTCCAAAGGCGCAATCGCGTCTGCGTCCACGTCCACGTCCGCACCCTCTCCCGCAGCGTCCGCACAAACCGAGATCGACACGGAACCCGACGCGCAGGAG GGTCAGAGCgagcaacggcaacaacaAGGCGAAGAGCAGAAACTGGACGGcgaacaacaagaacaacgaCAGCCCGAAAAGATCCAGGTCACCGGCgagcaacatcaacaacagcagacGTTGAGGAATCGTTCCGCATCCCCCGACACGTCGTCCTCCGTCTTCGATCATTCCGCTATGGACACGTCGCAGGAGAACACGACCATGCTCACTGAGCCCGATGCTGAGCAAACTGTCAGGGCCTTGCCCCCGCCGACGTCAAGGAGGTTGTTAACACGCGAGGAGGCGCGACAG AAGGCTCGGATCCTCAAGCTGAAGCTCGGCCTCGCAAACTACAAGCTTCGGACAGGTCAGGAGAACGTGCCCCTCGACAGGTTGGAGGTGAAGCCGCGCCCAGGGCAACAGCAGGAGATGACCCGTGATAGGGCGTTGCCGAGGGTCATGGTGCAGCCGCCATCCAGCCGCGACGGGCCTCCAGGGAAAGACACCGATGAAACGAGGAACACCGAGCATCGTGAGAGGGGACCGGAACCTCTGACCggggcggacaagacagcGGAGCAGACCGAGTCTGGGGGGGCGGTGCTGCCGCGTCTGATGACGACCGGGACGAGAGCTgccgagcagggcgagggcgagccgACGAGTGCTGTTAGCGGCGGTATCGCGACCAGTCTCCTTAGTTTGGCAAGGggttcgtcttcgtcgtcatcataA
- a CDS encoding Putative RTA-like protein: protein MVQSQHPNGKPNAKICTEFDTVVQMPPFGSAHIYDRRFPCSCQFQCLLSSSQSKRPSSTTSGLYDTLCPLERRPLKTINLLLGGPRHTFAFPSYSLNPLSPGHRHDRSPRQATAEKKMSGPPPPLPSNLVFFGPSANCTLDLCPIEYSLYKYRPNLAVNVLFLALFALAGAVHVYLGVRWRSWWFMAFMLAGCLSEIVGYVGRIIMYYNPFEFVAFMLQIVFITSGPVYYTAAIYVTISKTIESFAPELSRIPTKVIYWLFISFDLFCLVLQAAGGALSTTSRGSSDVGINLAMAGLVIQVVVLVAFCTLFADYMFRYTRSTAARRLTRREKVFFGFLALAIVLILARCAYRVDELSEGYSDSDKITNEGLFIGLEGVLIICAVFALCIGHPGLVFGKNKATDGDRKGSTVESGVESGIAVTERK from the exons ATGGTTCAGTCCCAACATCCTAACGGAAAGCCGAACGCCAAGATTTGCACCGAGTTTGATACTGTAGTACAAATGCCTCCCTTCGGAAGCGCGCACATATATGATCGGCGCTTCCCATGCTCGTGTCAATTTCAATGCCTGCTTAGTAGTTCCCAGAGCAAACgcccgagctcgacgacgtctgGCCTTTACGACACATTGTGTCCACTGGAACGCAGACCTTTGAAAACTATTAATCTCCTTCTAGGCGGTCCTCGTCACACCTTTGCCTTCCCATCTTACTCCCTAAATCCTCTTTCTCCTGGACACCGCCACGACAGGTCACCACGACAAGCAACAGCAGAAAAAAAGATGTccggcccgccgccccctctGCCGTCCaacctcgtcttcttcggcccCTCGGCCAACTGCACCCTCGACCTCTGCCCCATCGAGTACAGCCTCTACAAGTACCGTCCGAACCTCGCCGTCAATGTCCTgttcctcgccctcttcgccctcgccggcgctgTCCACGTCTATCTCGGCGTCCGCTGGCGCTCCTGGTGGTTCATGGCCTTCATGCTCGCCGGCTGCCTCAGCGAGATCGTCGGCTACGTCGGCCGCATCATCATGTATTACAACCCCTTCGAATTCGTCGCCTTCATGTTACAGATCGTCTTCATCACGAGCGGGCCCGTCTACTATACCGCCGCCATCTACGTGACCATCTCCAAGAC CATCGAATCCTTCGCACCGGAGCTCTCCCGGATCCCCACGAAGGTCATCTATTGGCTCTTCATCTCCTTCGACCTCTTCTGCCTCGTTCTCCAGGCTGCCGGTGGCGCGCTCAGCACCACGTCCCGCGGCAGCTCCGACGTTGGCATCAACCTCGCCAtggccggcctcgtcatccagGTCGTCGTGCTGGTGGCCTTCTGCACGCTCTTCGCCGACTACATGTTCCGCTACACGCGCTCCACCGCCGCGCGCAGGCTGACGCGCCGCGAGAaggtcttcttcggcttccTGGCGCTGGCCATCGTGTTGATCCTGGCGCGGTGCGCGTAccgcgtcgacgaactcAGCGAGGGGTactcggactcggacaaGATCACGAACGAGGGCCTGTTCATTGGGCTCGAGGGAGT TCTCATCATCTGCGCCGTGTTCGCGCTGTGCATCGGACACCCTGGACTGGTCTTTGGAAAGAACAAGGCGACGGACGGAGATAGAAAGGGGTCGACCGTCGAGAGCGGCGTCGAGAGCGGCATTGCGGTGACGGAGCGAAAGTGA
- a CDS encoding Putative armadillo-like helical, exportin-1/Importin-beta, exportin-T yields MDDQIVNAVEAAFNPGSDQDLKQQAFNYLNQLRTDPQGWQVCTSLFTRSQRPSEVVRLFCLEVVNYAIHTQALDRGSLTWLKDNLLEYVRNIYGQNLQDQVDPPHLQNKLSQTLTYLFVFLYNDGWDTFIDEFLAMANSPNNTAGVVLYLRIIGSIHDEIADMLLTRNSSDAKRNTDLKDQLRARDVQKVAQSWKDLLTQYSGQNDVIVEMILKVIGKWISWMDISLIVNQDMLNLLLPVIGRTNNSGSEDKVRDAAIDTLTEIVGKKMRGPEKMELISFLNLRDIVAQLIASAPLSELKSTPKYDTDLAEAVAKLINTVMADIVRALEDAQAGDDTRAKSEQHLHDFLPFLLRFFSDEYDEVCSTVIPSLTDLLTLLRKVGANLPASYKEMLPPILNAIIMKMRYDETSNWGDEDEQTDEAEFQELRKRLQVLQKTVAAVDQELYIEVLSNLVSQTFSTLDQQGSHMDWRDLDLALHEMYLFGELALPNQGLGTKSQPSSTATERLTIMVTKMVESGIANFPHPAILLQYMEICVRYWQVFDARQEYIPQVLENFVRLVHHDHVRIKTRSWYLFQRFVKFLRAQVGNVAETVIQSIGDLLPIKAEVSENNGDDDMSSDESDHSADALFTSQLYLFEAIGCIASTGSTPADKQAYYARLVMNPLFSDMESHLPKAKSGDAQAILQIHHIILALGRLAHGFSDWQPGSTSAQNRPPPDKLVSDEFSRAAEAILIALSELNSSTDIRTACRASFSKLLGVLGSAVLPQLPQWIEGFLSQSSSKDEMAIFLRLLDQIVFGFKAEIYNVLNMLLTPLLQRIFAGLSEPVTGTDDEIQLGELRREYLSFLLVILNNELESVFISEANQGFFESLVNSVLTLGRTLVAENIGPSRLAFSVLARMVVVWGGPDCAKIAENPSAPSGSPTPSIPGFDRFMIDRFHPLCWEVFQDPNFRPHNDAQSKQVLNEIAGLEQAIYTKTGEMFIQHLQSSLFPHLGIDGSDFLRSMSTSVDRKGFSSYLQGLLKSRR; encoded by the exons ATGGACGATCAG ATCGTaaacgccgtcgaggccgccttCAACCCCGGCAGCGACCAGGATCTCAAGCAACAAGCTTTCAACTACCTGAACCAGCTGCGAACCGACCCCCAAGGCTGGCAGGTCTGCACCAGCCTCTTTACAAGATCTCAGAGACCCTCGGAAGTAGTCCGCCTCTTCTGCTTAGAAGTCGTCAACTATGCAATCCATACCCAGGCCCTCGACCGCGGCAGCCTCACCTGGTTAAAGGACAACCTTCTCGAATACGTCCGCAACATATACGGTCAGAACCTGCAAGACCAGGTCGACCCGCCCCATCTGCAGAACAAGCTGTCACAGACGCTGACCTACCTGTTCGTCTTTCTGTACAACGATGGCTGGGACACTTTCATCGACGAGTTCCTTGCCATGGCAAACAGCCCCAACAACACGGCCGGTGTCGTTCTCTACCTGCGGATCATTGGCTCTATCCATGACGAGATTGCCGACATGCTGTTGACCCGCAACAGTAGCGATGCGAAGCGCAACACCGACCTGAAGGACCAGCTTCGCGCGCGTGACGTTCAGAAGGTTGCCCAGTCATGGAAGGACCTGTTGACGCAATATTCGGGCCAGAACGACGTCATTGTTGAGATGATTCTTAAGGTTATAGGCAAGTGGATCAGCTGGATGGACATCTCCTTGATCGTGAACCAGGACATGCTCAACCTCCTGCTTCCCGTCATAGGACGAACAAACAACTCTGGCAGCGAGGACAAGGTCAGAGACGCTGCCATCGACACCCTTACCGAGATCGTCGGCAAGAAGATGAGAGGCCCCGAGAAGATGGAGCTGATCTCTTTCCTCAACCTGCGCGACATTGTGGCTCAGCTCATTGCCAGCGCCCCTCTGAGCGAGCTCAAGTCCACCCCCAAATACGACACCGatctcgccgaggccgtcgcaAAGTTAATCAACACCGTCATGGCCGATATCGTGCGAGCCCTCGAGGATGCGCAAGCCGGCGACGATACGCGAGCCAAGTCCGAGCAGCACCTCCACGACTTCCTCCCGTTTCTCCtccgcttcttctccgacgagtacgacgagGTCTGCTCGACCGTTATCCCCTCCCTGACCGACCTTCTTACATTGCTGCGCAAGGTCGGCGCGAACCTGCCTGCTTCTTACAAGGAGATGCTTCCGCCCATCCtcaacgccatcatcatGAAGATGCGCTACGACGAGACCTCGAACTGgggtgacgaggacgagcagaCGGACGAAGCCGAGTTTCAGGAGCTGCGCAAGCGACTGCAGGTTCTCCAGAAGACCGTTGCAGCCGTGGACCAGGAGCTTTACATTGAGGTTCTTAGCAACCTCGTGTCCCAAACTTTCAGCACCCTCGACCAGCAAGGGTCACACATGGATTGGAGAGACCTTGATCTGGCGCTCCACGAGATGTATCTTTTTGGAGAACTCGCGCTGCCAAACCAGGGTTTGGGCACCAAGAGCCAACCGTCGAGCACGGCAACGGAACGGCTGACCATTATGGTGACAAAGATGGTCGAGTCCG GCATTGCCAACTTTCCCCACCCTGCCATTTTGCTCCAGTACATGGAAATCTGCGTCCGGTACTGGCAGGTGTTTGATGCTCGTCAAGAGTACATCCCCCAAGTCCTGGAGAACTTCGTGCGGTTGGTACATCACGACCATGTTCGTATCAAGACACGATCGTGGTACCTCTTCCAGAGGTTTGTCAAGTTCCTCAGGGCCCAGGTTGGTAACGTGGCCGAGACCGTCATCCAGTCCATCGGCGATCTCCTCcccatcaaggccgaggtcTCGGAGAACAacggcgatgatgacatGTCTTCGGACGAATCTGACCACTCTGCCGACGCCCTGTTCACCAGCCAGCTTTATCTCTTCGAGGCGATCGGCTGCATTGCGTCGACCGGAAGCACGCCGGCGGACAAGCAGGCTTACTACGCACGGCTGGTGATGAACCCGTTGTTCAGTGACATGGAATCTCATTTGCCAAAGGCAAAGTCGGGCGACGCCCAGGCCATTCTTCAAATACATCACATCATCTTggcccttggccgccttgccCATGGATTCTCGGACTGGCAGCCTGGCAGCACTTCAGCCCAAAACCGCCCTCCTCCAGACAAGCTGGTTTCTGATGAATTCTCGAGAGCCGCCGAAGCCATTTTGATCGCACTCAGCGAGCTGAACAGCTCTACTGATATCCGCACTGCCTGCCGTGCGTCCTTCTCCAAGctgctcggcgtcctcgggtCTGCCGTGCTGCCCCAGCTTCCCCAGTGGATCGAGGGGTTTCTGTCCCAGAGCTCCTCCAAGGATGAGATGGCTATTTTCTTGCGTCTGCTTGACCAGATCGTATTCGGCTTCAAGGCCGAAATCTATAATGTCCTGAACATGCTGCTCACCCCCTTGCTGCAAAGGATCTTTGCCGGTCTGTCCGAGCCAGTTACCGGCACCGATGACGAGATCCAGCTTGGAGAGCTCCGCAGGGAGTACCTGTCGTTTTTGTTGGTCATCTTGAACAACGAGCTGGAGTCTGTCTTTATCAGCGAGGCCAACCAGGGCTTCTTTGAGTCGTTGGTCAATTCCGTCCTCACCCTGGGCCGAACTCTCGTGGCGGAGAACATCGGGCCTAGCAGGCTCGCGTTCAGTGTGTTAGCACGCATGGTCGTCGTCTGGGGTGGCCCGGACTGCGCCAAGATCGCGGAGAatccctcggcgccgagcggTTCCCCGACCCCGAGCATCCCCGGTTTCGACCGCTTCATGATCGACCGCTTTCACCCACTCTGCTGGGAGGTCTTCCAGGACCCCAACTTCAGACCCCATAACGACGCGCAGAGCAAGCAAGTCCTCAACGAAATCGCGGGTCTCGAGCAGGCCATCTACACCAAGACGGGCGAGATGTTCATCCAACACCTCCAGTCGTCACTGTTCCCACACCTGGGCATCGACGGGTCCGATTTTCTCCGTTCCATGTCGACGTCCGTGGATAGGAAGGGTTTCTCGAGTTATCTGCAAGGACTACTGAAGAGCCGTCGATAG
- a CDS encoding Putative protein LCHN/Anr2: protein MPSRRAQPPLSVRLPAGNAQPELPPIAALFLIDFDVKAGYTIVWKQAAPGIELEGLVEYKSLPSGLHTVTDDLIYFVHDGHHAGLSAFINTPCDEEEARHARMIAVGVLVPLSYGRLGRAWRHAEGLKDIASKLAEDRKNTSLLDEYWEKNKAKEGAEQERPAIESPSVSFSAQAAQPRKANHTRNRSASDGASLLPSGHRLSPYHPAWSLTSLLDTFGPLIFPIHRAALLRKRILISCHAPVRETCNFVYNISVLSNIPQTVTELLAPTSSSQRLRPLFTIGVHDIPFLMEDFEASKRRNADSNFDFADESGSGWIACTTDSILAMKDTLWDMLITMPPPYAPNAKEKVWPTVECPRGVPVKATQRDLRRFRALQSGLARLAATTPKPAAAETPRSETPTSFKLTAGAFPVPGLDNDEALDKIVEPQSWTALAYSGFMWWASAGEQARSEEQEEAAHDAALLADLVLTPHTPSMSNPPKSRPLVSGGMADSIGSIVSRSAIGPEDDEARTELAVIAYFHRLTAQMLTVMGDLAECSGDCYEDDDDEDENEDEDAEDVPLRSNGEPKRIAVRVGSEALESMGLDVWNAHDAEFVKELMAKYFNRKPYIEGKGVEVCGVRVC, encoded by the exons ATGCCCTCCCGCCGGGCGCAACCACCCCTCTCCGTCCGCTTGCCGGCCGGCAATGCGCAGCCCGAACTGCCACCCATAGCGGCCCTGTTCCTCATCGACTTCGACGTTAAGGCCGGATACACCATTGTCTGGAAACAGGCTGCACCCGgcatcgagctcgagggcctcgtcgagtaCAAGAGTCTGCCATCGGGACTCCACACTGTCACCGACGACTTGATATACTTCGTTCACGATGGGCACCATGCCGGACTGAGCGCTTTCATCAACACACCgtgcgacgaggaggaggcgcgtCATGCGCGCATGATTGCCGTCGGCGTTCTGGTTCCTCTCAGCTatggccgccttggccggGCATGGAGGCATGCTGAGGGCTTGAAGGACATTGCATC AAAACTCGCCGAGGATCGCAAGAACACGAGCCTTCTCGATGAGTACtgggagaagaacaaggccAAGGAAGGCGCTGAACAAGAACGGCCGGCGATCGAATCGCCGTCCGTCAGCTTCAGCGCCCAAGCCGCCCAGCCCAGAAAGGCAAACCACACCCGTAATCGCTCTGCTTCAGATGGCGCTTCGTTGCTGCCGTCTGGCCACCGGCTTTCCCCTTACCACCCGGCCTGGAGCCTGACGTCCCTGCTGGACACCTTCGGTCCTCTCATTTTCCCCATCCACAGGGCCGCTCTGCTACGAAAGCGCATCTTGATATCATGCCACGCGCCAGTGCGAGAAACCTGCAACTTTG TATACAACATTTCTGTCCTTTCAAATATTCCCCAAACAGTGACGGAGCTACTGGCTccgacatcgtcctcgcaGCGACTGAGACCCCTTTTCACCATCGGGGTCCATGACATACCTTTCTTGATGGAGGACTTCGAGGCCTCGAAGCGACGAAATGCCGACAGCAACTTCGACTTTGCGGATGAGTCGGGCTCTGGATGGATCGCCTGTACGACTGACAGCATTCTGGCCATGAAGGACACTCTCTGGGACATGCTCATCACCATGCCTCCGCCTTATGCGCCCAACGCCAAGGAAAAGGTCTGGCCCACGGTTGAGTGCCCTCGTGGCGTACCTGTCAAGGCAACGCAGCGGGACCTGAGAAGGTTCCGTGCTTTGCAGTCTGGTCTTGCCAGGCTGGCAGCAAcaacgccgaagccggcggcagcCGAAACGCCTCGATCAGAGACACCGACGAGTTTCAAACTTACTGCCGGTGCCTTCCCGGTGCCCGGCCTTGACAACGATGAGGCCTTGGACAAGATTGTCGAGCCACAGAGCTGGACGGCGCTCGCGTACAGTGGCTTCATGTGGTGGGCGAGTGCTGGCGAGCAGGCACGCAGCGAGGAGCAAGAGGAGGCGGCTCATGATGCGGCATTGCTGGCAGACCTGGTATTGACGCCACACACGCCGAGCATGTCGAATCCCCCGAAATCCCGGCCCTTAGTGTCGGGCGGCATGGCTGACTCGATTGGGTCCATTGTGTCTCGGTCAGCGATCGGGccagaggacgacgaggcaaGAACGGAGCTCGCGGTTATTGCCTACTTTCACCGTTTGACGGCACAAATGCTCACAGTGATGGGGGACCTGGCGGAGTGCTCGGGCGATTGctacgaggacgacgacgacgaagacgagaacgaggacgaggatgcggaAGACGTCCCTCTCCGGTCCAACGGTGAACCTAAGCGCATCGCCGTACGGGTTGGCAGTGAAGCACTTGAGAGCATGGGTCTTGACGTCTGGAATGCGCATGATGCGGAGTTCGTCAAGGAGCTTATGGCTAAGTACTTCAACCGGAAGCCCTACATCGAGGGCAAAGGAGTTGAGGTGTGCGGAGTGCGCGTCTGTTGA
- a CDS encoding Putative phospholipid/glycerol acyltransferase, whose amino-acid sequence MSAFLGYIFSFFKGYAALVVALYMLSFVVPKAAFAARVLASYISLALAAGWGVFASIFLRLIGEQGIAQWMTGRAFSYLMALTTGITFEIIDPNDVLNTTRPAVFVGNHQTELDVLMLGAMFPKYCSVTAKASLKKTPILGWFMTLSGSIFIDRKNAKDARDVMSGAADQIRKRNQSVYMFPEGTRSYAKDPVLLPFKKGAFHLAIQAGVPIVPCVVANYSHVLWLKGLVFNSGKIPVKVLDPIPTTGLTAADVDELTRKTRDLMLEELVALSEKAQGRPMKVAHDVASAKTTGTDAAADTVSTL is encoded by the exons ATGTCGGCTTTCCTAGGCTacatcttctccttcttcaaggGCTACGCCGctcttgtcgtcgccctctaCATGCTGTCCTTCGTCGTTCCAAAGGCAGCCTTCGCTGCCCGCGTCCTCGCGTCCTACATCTCGCTGGCATTGGCGGCTGGATGGGGCGTCTTCGCTTCCATCTTCTTGCGCCTCATTGGCGAGCAGGGCATCGCGCAATGGATGACCGGCCGGGCTTTCAGCTATCTTATGGCCCTCACGACAGGTATCACTTTTGAGATCATTGATCCCAACGACGTCCTCAACACCACCCGtcccgccgtcttcgtcggcaaCCACCAGACCGAGCTTGATGTTCTCATGCTGGGTGCCATGTTCCCCAAGTATTGCAGCGTCACCGCAAAGGCCTCGCTCAAGAAGACGCCCATCCTCGGCTGGTTCATGACCCTGAGCGGCTCCATCTTCATCGACCGTAAGAACGCCAAGGATGCCAGGGATGTCATGTCTGGTGCTGCCGACCAGATTCGCAAGAGGAACCAGAGCGTCTACATGTTCCCCGAGGGCACTCGTAGCTACGCAAAGGACCCCGTGCTGTTGCCCTTCAAGAAGGGTGCCTTCCACCTTGCAATCCAGGCCGGCGTGCCCATCGTCCCGtgcgtcgtcgccaactATAGCCACGTCCTCTGGCTCAAGGGTCTCGTCTTCAACTCTGGCAAGATTCCCGTCAAGG TCCTCGACCCTATCCCTACCACTGGCCTGACCGCCGCTGATGTCGACGAGCTTACTCGCAAGACTCGAGACCTGATGTTGGAGGAGCTTGTTGCCCTCTCTGAGAAGGCCCAGGGCCGACCTATGAAGGTCGCCCACGATGTCGCTTCCGCAAAGACCACCGGCACCGACGCCGCTGCTGATACCGTCTCGACTCTGTGA
- a CDS encoding Putative Zinc finger, FYVE/PHD-type — protein MRNTLSAESQAPSQDHSFLGWGPEGASQGSSQGVDPVLHQQRSAYLTPPRETISLDPAQLRQIASTSHLRPRPSKTQNRAPTGLAPPMRSSSRPEQCRLFSSHSASSSHSRGTEVTTSTIRRRHARDIFAEFGISRPSGWLSDDEEEDFSRHQDGANSIPRHATNSCHSCGAEVISRAFCNTCGHAVCPQCASEIPFDEESLDVEYAGSTQQRKLPSEWHALNAAEEETGTSSSLETTTETSKKKQTTVATLTTLKDNPFIRADRMTKVTAAEPQITDATIRAPPAARLSDCVPKQTDLGIADTHGNYGNPRCNATHAGHHSGRHSIPCIVEGHGKMNEVDRPSSHLSLADPLHNEIDKMYHHAEDLRRAQHIIEHLAAGSTITEGNAQTSTDDGLRIKRLSTPPMDSILSPTDSYGFNREKLASSDMAMAEDKKRTRA, from the coding sequence TAGGCTGGGGACCGGAAGGAGCCTCTCAAGGAAGCAGTCAAGGCGTTGACCCCGTTTTGCATCAGCAGCGCTCAGCATATCTGACACCTCCCCGAGAAACAATCAGTCTGGACCCTGCACAGCTTCGTCAGATCGCCTCGACAAGCCACCTTCGGCCACGGCCCAGCAAGACACAGAATCGAGCTCCCACAGGTCTCGCACCCCCAATGCGGTCTTCATCACGCCCGGAGCAGTGCCGCCTCTTCTCTAGCCACTCGGCTTCCTCGAGCCACTCTCGTGGAACTGAGGTCACGACTTCAACCATCCGCAGACGTCATGCACGGGACATCTTTGCGGAGTTTGGGATCTCTCGCCCGTCCGGATGGCTCtccgatgacgaagaagaggactTCTCGCGTCATCAAGATGGCGCCAACAGCATTCCCCGACACGCAACCAACAGCTGTCACTCTTGTGGAGCCGAAGTCATCTCTCGAGCATTTTGCAACACGTGTGGGCACGCGGTATGCCCACAATGTGCAAGCGAGATACCATTCGACGAAGAATCACTCGACGTCGAGTATGCAGGAAGTACGCAGCAAAGGAAGCTGCCTAGTGAATGGCATGCGTTGAatgcggccgaggaggagactGGAACCTCATCTTCTCTAGAGACAACAACGGAAACCTCCAAGAAGAAACAGACAACTGTGGCCACTTTGACTACCCTGAAGGACAACCCCTTTATCCGCGCAGACAGAATGACCAAGGTCACTGCGGCCGAACCTCAGATCACCGATGCGACCATACGCGCACCGCCAGCAGCCAGACTATCGGATTGTGTGCCTAAGCAAACCGACTTGGGTATCGCAGATACGCACGGAAACTACGGGAACCCCAGATGCAATGCCACCCATGCTGGGCATCATTCTGGTCGCCATAGCATTCCATGCATCGTGGAAGGGCACGGGAAGATGAACGAAGTTGACCGACCCTCTTCTCACCTTTCGCTGGCCGATCCGCTTCACAACGAGATTGACAAGATGTATCACCATGCCGAAGATCTTAGGCGTGCTCAACACATCATCGAGCACCTTGCAGCGGGCTCCACCATCACCGAAGGAAATGCCCAGACTTCCACAGACGATGGCTTAAGGATCAAAAGGCTTTCGACCCCGCCCATGGACAGTATACTGTCCCCGACTGATAGCTATGGCTTCAACCGAGAGAAGTTAGCCAGCTCCGATATGGCCATGGCCGAAGACAAGAAACGCACCCGGGCTTAG